The genome window ATAAGCGGTGCATGTACGAACCATCCATCCGAGTGCCGTTGATTGTCCACTGCCCGGAGCTCTTTGCGGGCGGCACGACGCGCGACGAGATGATCCTGAACACGGATTACGCGCCCACTTTCCTCGAAGCCGCGGGATGCCCAATTCCCACGGCGTGGCAGGGCAAGTCTTTCTATCCGCTGCTTGAAAACAAGCAGATTCCATGGCGCGATGCCTTTTTGTACGAGTATTTCTGGGAACGGTCGTTTCCGCAGACTCCAACGGTGCAAGGCATTCGAACAGATCGCTATAAGCTGATGCGATATCACGGAGTCTGGGATCGATACGAACTCTATGATTTGCAGAATGACCCGAACGAGATGAACAACTTGTTGGGGGATATCGAACTGACCGTTGAAGGCGGAGCCATCGACAATCTTATCAATGACGATGCAAGCCCTGAAGTCAAGCCCGTTTACCGGCAGTTAGCCAAACGCCTGAAAGAACTGGTTGAAGAAACCAGCGGCGTTCCTGAACCGATTTGGTACAAGTCCACGTCAGAACGCTAACGCTCGCGTTCGGGGAAGCACTTAGAAACGCGGCAGGTCCGGGTTACATGACTGGACGACGGCGACGCCTTCGACTTCGATGAGCCAGCCCGGTCTGCACACGGGCGCCACAACGACCTCGATTGGCACATCTCCAAATCGTTCACGCATTCTATTCAGCGCGAAAGTCTGGTCGCTTGGGTCGCGCACGTACACGAGGAAGATCCGCATATCCTCCAGGCTGGAGCCGGCCTGTTCCAAGAGCGCCTCGACATTTTCCAGGGTCCGTTCGAGTTGGTGGCCTACGTCTCCCGCGTGCACGATATTTCCGTCTTTGTCAATGCTGGCCGTGCCTGAGATGAATATGTGTTTACGATCTTGGTACGCCACGGAAGTCGCCCGTTCAAACGTCACTCCATATACATGTGTTGGACTCAAGTGATCCAAGGCCGCAATGTACTCAACCTGCCCGGGACGCAGCCCTGCTATGGCATACGAATCCAACATGACTTTGGCTCTAATATCGCTTGACCGGCCTTCGATTCCGGTGCTCGCAATGAAGTGCGTATCGGCAGTCAGTCCGTGCTTAAGGAAGATTTCCTTACGCGCCGAAACCATTCCTCCGTAGTTGGAATCGACGTCTTGTACGTAGAACCACGTCCGGACCACGTGGTCCGCCAAGCGCAAGTTGTGACGCGACAAGTGTTCCAGATAGTCGTGGAAGATCCCCTGTGTCTGGCCATATGGAGAAGACTCGACAGTGTTCACCAATCCAGCGGTCCAGTGATGCGCTAATTCTCCGCGCTTTAGGATGGTCGTCGAATCCGATTGTGACTTTATAAGAGGCGTAAGCTCATCGCTAATGTGATAGGCCCACATCGAAACCTTGGCGGGCGGCATCGGCGCTTGACCGATCCATGATGCCGCACACGGCTCTCCGGCGGCGCGAGGGTTGGAAAGAGCATGCGCCTTCAACGCATGGCGAGCATTTTGAACGTCGCTGCAATAGAATCGCCGAGTCACGGCGGTGTTGCGATGCAGCTCCAGTTCGAAAAGCGCCTCGCTGTAAGCCACCTCTATTCGGTCCAGTTGCTCTTCGACGGTTCCAATGTCCAATGGGCGTATGAGCAGATGGTACTCACTCGCTCCATCAGATACGTAGAAACTCGAAACGCTTACCGAGACTCCTGTCGATTCCAGTATCGCCACTTGCGAATCCATTCGCGACATAGCTATTTCTCCACCACTTGAATGGGTATTGCAGGTAAAACACCGAGTGACACACGTTGCTTGCGCGTGCCTTTCCCTTCGGCATCAGGCGCTGGGTTTAGATAGGCTTCCACAATGACATTGTCCGTGTCTCCAACCTTGGACGAAGCCTTGTCGGCCTTGAGTACGAAAGACAATCCCTCCGGTTGCGCTGTCACTTCACCCAAGGCTATGCCGGACGGCGGTTCAACCAGTTCCAAACGAACTTCCGCCAGCTCTGGAAACTTGGGCGTATTCACGAGCACTTGAGCCGAGCCGCCGCTGGGTATACGTACAGGCAGTATGCCCGCCACCTGTACGGGACGACCCTTGAAACGCGAGCCCATTACATCGACTAATAGATCTTGAGACGGAGTCAAGTGACGATAGATGAAGGCCTGCATCATGTCTTCCGAGGGCTCCGCCATACGGCGCACTACTTCCTCGCCAATCCGGGCACGGCCTTCAATTTGGATTCGCACGGGTTTTTGAGTCGGATTAGCGGCCGCCATAAGCGTCATGCGAATGGAATCGCGGCCTTCAGGAATCGTCGCGCCGTTCAACTCGAACCCTTCCGGCGCGCTTGCCAACCGCACATCGATGGCGCCCTCAAAGCCGTCCTTGCGCAGCACATGCACGCATATCGCGGCTGTCCGCCCGGCAGGGATATTGATGCTGGATGGCGTCACCCGCAACGCAAAATCCGGCATGGGAGGGGAGACGCGCAGCCGATAGGCATAGGTCTCTCCTCCAGCGTGCTGCGTGTCACTCACTGTGACAAAATACGTACCATTCGAGGGGAGAGCCGTCCTCACATACGAGTCAGCGTGATGCGTGAGCAAGCCTGCTCCAGGGTCCTCGGTGTCGTCGTTGGCAGCGATCACCTTGCCGCCTGCGTCCATGACTCGCAGCATGGAGTCAAGCGGAGAGCCCAGGCGCCGCGCGACAATCTCCGCGACGACTTCCTGTCCTGCTTGGCCTTCAATTGCGTATATGTCGGCATCTCCGGGCCTATCGATACGCCCGTCAACGACAAGAGGGGCTGTGACCTGCTGCGGCGAGTCAAAGCTGTCATTGGGCTCCGCTTCAACGCCATTCGTTAGAGCGCTTACCTCATAGTCCATCGCATTGGACAAGAGTGCCCCTTGCTTTAATCGCGTTTCTCGAATCGCGGGGCCTTCTGTGTCCGCCGATAAGCGAAGTTGAGAAGACGCGAGGTTCCAGCCGGAAAGTGAGGCGAGTGTAGTATTCCCCGAAGTTGTGCCCAGCGGAAACATCTGAATGATAAACGGCTGTTCACTGACGACTACGCGGTACACAAAGTCGTCTCTTCCTCGATAGATCGAGTCCCGTATCTCAACTTCGTAATCGTCGTCTTTCGGCACCTCAAAGAGTATCACCGGATCGGGACGGAACTGATAGTCATCCGAATATGCGACTTCGTGACCTCGGCTGTCGTAAACCGTCAGAGTCGCTTGGAACCACCCCGGCACCGCATCCGCCAAATACGGAATCAGTTGACGCGCCTCCGCGCAGAGTACCAAGTGCTGCCCTTTGCGCGCATGAAATCGAAGGCGGTCTACGTCGCCCGGCTGTATCTGACCATTGAAGACGACGGGGACAGTTTCCGGCGGATCTTGAACACGTGGCGTGTACACGGCCGCCTCGTTAGGCTCCAATTCGCGCGCTTCGTGCATCGCCGAGACTTCGAATCGCATTGGATTCGTCAGGCCAGCGGGTGTAACGATTCGAATCTCACGACTTCCCGGCGCGGCATCCGGTGCAATGCTGAGTTGTACAACGACCGATTCCGCGATCTGCGCATTCATCTGACGCCGGCGGTAATAGACGATCTCGTGTTGTACGTGGTCCAACTGGCGCAGGCTCATTTCCTCCAGCTTGTACAGCAACGGGTGTTGCGGAATGCCGACCGTCTCGCCTTCGTCGGTCATCATTTCTGCGGGTTTCGCATCGTCGGCATTTGCGACGGCCCGGCCTTCCTTTTCTGCCATGCGCTTCTCGCGCAGTTCCTTCATAACGCGCACAAGTTCCTCGTACTCTTCTTTCTTTACATTGCCCAGAGGAGGGAAGAACTTCACCACCGTGCCTTGAATGCCCTCGCCAGAGACATAGACATCCTTCGCGCCGCGCAGCATTTGACCGCCGACGGTCACCTCGATTGTTGCGCCGCAAGCTCCCCCAGCGGGGTACACATATCCGATGTGAGGATCCTTACGTGCGGCCTGTCCCCACGCGGCCGTACAGGCCAGCAAAGTCAGCACGAGAATCGATTGCATAAGCTTTATCATTGCTGCCATTCTCCTATGCAATCTCGCGCAACCAGCCACCGCCTTCCATGCCTTCCATCTTGGCGGGCATAACCAGCGTATCAAGGCCCTGCGGATTAGTAAGAGGACTGTCAGGGTCGATTCCCATCAATTTGTACATCGTTCGTATCAGGTCGTGCGGATATACGGGCCGATCTGCAACTTCTTCACCGCGCGCGCTCGATTTCCCGACGGCATGCCCACCCTTAAACCCTCCACCTGCAACCATGCTGCAGAAGCAATTGCCATAGTGTCCGCGACCGCCGTTCCACGGCGCACCCCAATCAATTTTCGGCGTGCGTCCGAACTCTCCGCCCCACCACACAATCGTGCTGTCAAGCAAACCTCTGTCAGAGAGGTCCTGGATTAGCGTCGCCATGCCCTGGTCCATCTCCGGCAATTTGCGTCGCATGATTTCGAAATGCTGCTTGTGCGTATCCCAACCTTTGTAGTTGATCGTTACGTAGGGCACACCGCTTTCCACCAGGCGTCTCGCCATCAAGCACGACTGTCCAAACGTGTTGCGGCCATACTTCTCTCGCACCTCGTTCGTTTCCTGCGAAAGGTCGAACAGCTTTCGTGTTTCGCCAAACATCATTTCGTAAGCCCGGGCCTCAGCCTCATCGAATCGCTCCAAATGGGCATTCCCGGTCATCGCATTTCCAAACGTATCCAGAGCCCCGAGCAACGCCTTGCGAGCCTGTTGCCGCTCGTCAGTTATCCCCGGTGCCACAATCCCCTCCACAATGAATCGCGCTTGATTCGGATCGCCGCCCGTCACGAAAGGCTTGAAGCGCTCGCCCAGGAATCCCGCTTCGGAGAAACGACCCTGAGACTCGTTCAATACCACGTAAGGAGGAATTAGGCCGGTGTAGCCATGCTCGTACCCTTTGAGCATTGCAACCACCGCGCCCATGTTCGGATAGACGAGGCGATCCGGTTGGTGCCCGGTCTGTACGATGTACGAGGCGGTCTCGTGGGCAAAACTACCATGGGTCATGCTTCGAATGATCGAGTATTTGTCGGCCTGTTGTGCCAGCAATGGCAGCAGCTCGCAGATTTGGATGCCGCTCGCCTTCGTTGAAATCGGCTTGTTCAAGGGACCACAGAAGTCGTATCCCGCGCCTGGTTTCGGGTCGAATGTGTCCAAGTGGCAAGGTCCGCCCCACATCCAGATTTGAATCACGGCCTTCGCCTTGGAAGGCGTAGTGCTTGCACCAAATGCAGGCCGGCCAAAACCTGGAGCAAATGCGAAGGCCGTTGCGGCGATCAAGCCTCGGCGAAGTGCTTCCCGGCGGGATATCTCCGTGCTCTCGTGTTGCGCCCTCATAGCATTACCCTTCTTGGCTGCGGACTGTCGCCGCCGAATATCCGTCTATTATCACTGGCCTTCGCCTCAATGCCTGTAAAGAAACTCTTTGCTGTTCACGAGCGCCCACACGAGGTCGAGGGCAGTCTGGTCCGCTTTGCCGCCCTGGTCCCAGGCGTAATCAATGACTGTCGCAATTTCGGCGTCTGTGGGGTAGCGCGAAAGTACTGTCAAGTACACCGTCCTGATGGCTTCCCGGCTATCGCCCTTCGACGTTGCCACCAATTGCCGTATGCGCGAACTCGTCATGATCTTTCGCTGTATGTGAGTCGAATTCAGCATATGCAGACACAACCGGTCGCTGGGTTGATTGTCCCGTTCCGATTCCAGACCAGTATCCCGTGGAGAACGCCCGAACACCTCAAGCATAGGACTCGTAATGCTCGCGTCGGCTAACGCAATAGTCCGCAGCTCTTCCGGGATGTTTGTGTATGGCTCGGGGATCAAACTCTGGTATTCCTCGCCCGAACCGCATATCCAATTCAGAGCGTCCGCCACGACTTCCGCGTCAATGCGCCTCACCATGTAGTGTGCGAAAAGTGCTTCGGCTTCGGGCGAGGTACTTCGCGATATCGGGGATTGTTGATAGGTCCGCGAATTTAGGATTACGCGGAAGAGTTGTTTGAGGTCATACTTCGACTCCACGAATTCCTTCTCAAGATACGAAAGCAACTCGAGATTGACGGGCGGATTGTCTGGCCGGATGTCATCGGGTTCGTGGATGATTCCACGTCCCATCAGCCACGACCATACTCGATTGACGGCAGCTTTCGTGAACCACGGATTCTCGGGGGTGATCAACCAATCCGCAAATACCACTCGCGGGTCTTCAGTTGCAGGAATCGTCACCGTTGTACCGCCGGGAAACACGGCATTCAGAGGTTCGGTCGCCGTAGGATCGAGCACGACGATCTCCTCTTTCCACTCATCCGTCTTCTTGTATGCCACGCGGGAAAAGAAGACCGAAAGATCCGCCCGATCCTTCTCGGACCAATGCTCGAGTCGCGTCCCCATGAAGGTCAGAGCCGTAGCCGCGGCCAAACCCTGTGGAGTCCTGCCCTGCACGGCGCGATAGAAATTGACTGGTGGTACCCGGAAGTTGCTGCCACTTGACGTTAACAGTTCGCGTGCGAATTCGTCGTAAGGCTTGTTGGCTCGAATGGAGTCGCGAATCCAGCGGTGATAGGCCTGAACGGCATTCGGCCAAAGGTTGATGGGAAACTCCGCTTTGACGCGCAGAAGGTCGCACCATTTTAGCGCCCAGTAATCCGCGAACTCTTCCCGTTCCAACAGGGCTTCGATGAGCTTAGCCCGGCGATCCGGTGCTGGGCTGGTCAGAAAGATCAGAATTTCTGGTTGACTCGGCAGCGTGCCAATAACATCCAAATACACGCGGCGAACAAAGACTTCATCGGAGCACACGTTTGCCGGTTCTATACCGTGTTGTTGCAGCGCTGTCTGAACCAGGCTATCCACAGCAGTTGCCTGAACAACAGCCGAATCGGTCTCGAAGGGCGATACGATAGGATTGTCCACCCCAAGCGCGGTGCGAGAGGCCAGAATGCCTATCGCAAGCACTGCGAGTATCCGCATTACTTCCCCCCTTTGAGCAGCCGCTCACCGCTGCCGGCGCAGACACTATTCCCAAAACGCTTCCGAGTCTAGCTGCCTAATCAAACACGCTTCCGAAGAGGAAGTTCCATATTCCCGGTGACTTAGCCGCTTACTTGATGGGTCGGCACTGATTGCCCGCGCACGTCAATCATCAGTACAACGCGGCGACGGGTATTCCCTCAAGTACGGCCCAGCACGAACTCACTATCTTCTGGCAACGCATGGTTTCCCGTGAGCCTTTTCAGCCACAAACGTGTACAATGCCTCCCGTCAAATCTTCGGAGCATATAGTCCGGGTTGCTTGCCCATGTCTATTGCTCTACGTTACGGGGTAGCCACTTGGAGGGAATCATGCTCAATAGATCTCGATTGACACGAAGAGACTTTCTTCGGAGAACGGGTGCGCTGGCCGTCGCCGGAACCCTGGGAGCGCGCCAGGCTGCGGCAACCGTAGGGCCCAACAACAGGATCCGCCTTGGCGTGATCGGTTGTGGCGGCATGGGCAGCAGGCACATCGAAGCCCTCGCCTCAAATCCGAATTGCGAAATCGTCACCCTCTGCGATGCATTCATTCCCCGATATGAGAAAGCCATTGAGACGGTGAAGGCAGCAACGGGCGTTGCCCCTGAAGGCGTCCAAGACTACCGAAGAGTACTGGATCGTCCCGACGTCGACGCTATCTTCAATGTCACCACGGACAATTGGCATCCACTGATCACGATTCACGGCTGCGAAGCGGGTAAGGACGTCTACGTTGAGAAACCTGTTTGCATGACAATCGTTGAAGGCCGTGCCATGGTGAACGCCGCGCGGCGCTACGGCCGTGTCGTTCAGGTCGGTACACAGCAGCGGTCGATGCCCATCTTTCAAGAGGCCATTGAAATCCTGCGAAGCGGCAGACTGGGCCAAATCTCGTCCGCCGGCGCATGGGTCGGAATAAATGGTCTGGCGACGGGAGATGTGCCGCGCACTCCGCCACCAGGACTCGATTGGGATCGCTGGCTGGGTCCTGCGCCAGAGGTTCCGTTCAGCAGAGAGCGATTCATGGGCTGGATGGGCTGGCATGACTATGCGCGCGGCGGCGAACTCACCAATTGGGGTATCCACCTCATGGACGTCGTGCAATGGGGTATCGGCAAAGACCGTCCGCTCAGTGTGCAGGCAATGGGGGGGACATACGTAGAAGGCACCGGTGCCGA of Candidatus Hydrogenedentota bacterium contains these proteins:
- a CDS encoding translation initiation inhibitor, whose product is MSRMDSQVAILESTGVSVSVSSFYVSDGASEYHLLIRPLDIGTVEEQLDRIEVAYSEALFELELHRNTAVTRRFYCSDVQNARHALKAHALSNPRAAGEPCAASWIGQAPMPPAKVSMWAYHISDELTPLIKSQSDSTTILKRGELAHHWTAGLVNTVESSPYGQTQGIFHDYLEHLSRHNLRLADHVVRTWFYVQDVDSNYGGMVSARKEIFLKHGLTADTHFIASTGIEGRSSDIRAKVMLDSYAIAGLRPGQVEYIAALDHLSPTHVYGVTFERATSVAYQDRKHIFISGTASIDKDGNIVHAGDVGHQLERTLENVEALLEQAGSSLEDMRIFLVYVRDPSDQTFALNRMRERFGDVPIEVVVAPVCRPGWLIEVEGVAVVQSCNPDLPRF
- a CDS encoding PPC domain-containing protein, with the translated sequence MIKLMQSILVLTLLACTAAWGQAARKDPHIGYVYPAGGACGATIEVTVGGQMLRGAKDVYVSGEGIQGTVVKFFPPLGNVKKEEYEELVRVMKELREKRMAEKEGRAVANADDAKPAEMMTDEGETVGIPQHPLLYKLEEMSLRQLDHVQHEIVYYRRRQMNAQIAESVVVQLSIAPDAAPGSREIRIVTPAGLTNPMRFEVSAMHEARELEPNEAAVYTPRVQDPPETVPVVFNGQIQPGDVDRLRFHARKGQHLVLCAEARQLIPYLADAVPGWFQATLTVYDSRGHEVAYSDDYQFRPDPVILFEVPKDDDYEVEIRDSIYRGRDDFVYRVVVSEQPFIIQMFPLGTTSGNTTLASLSGWNLASSQLRLSADTEGPAIRETRLKQGALLSNAMDYEVSALTNGVEAEPNDSFDSPQQVTAPLVVDGRIDRPGDADIYAIEGQAGQEVVAEIVARRLGSPLDSMLRVMDAGGKVIAANDDTEDPGAGLLTHHADSYVRTALPSNGTYFVTVSDTQHAGGETYAYRLRVSPPMPDFALRVTPSSINIPAGRTAAICVHVLRKDGFEGAIDVRLASAPEGFELNGATIPEGRDSIRMTLMAAANPTQKPVRIQIEGRARIGEEVVRRMAEPSEDMMQAFIYRHLTPSQDLLVDVMGSRFKGRPVQVAGILPVRIPSGGSAQVLVNTPKFPELAEVRLELVEPPSGIALGEVTAQPEGLSFVLKADKASSKVGDTDNVIVEAYLNPAPDAEGKGTRKQRVSLGVLPAIPIQVVEK
- a CDS encoding DUF1501 domain-containing protein translates to MRAQHESTEISRREALRRGLIAATAFAFAPGFGRPAFGASTTPSKAKAVIQIWMWGGPCHLDTFDPKPGAGYDFCGPLNKPISTKASGIQICELLPLLAQQADKYSIIRSMTHGSFAHETASYIVQTGHQPDRLVYPNMGAVVAMLKGYEHGYTGLIPPYVVLNESQGRFSEAGFLGERFKPFVTGGDPNQARFIVEGIVAPGITDERQQARKALLGALDTFGNAMTGNAHLERFDEAEARAYEMMFGETRKLFDLSQETNEVREKYGRNTFGQSCLMARRLVESGVPYVTINYKGWDTHKQHFEIMRRKLPEMDQGMATLIQDLSDRGLLDSTIVWWGGEFGRTPKIDWGAPWNGGRGHYGNCFCSMVAGGGFKGGHAVGKSSARGEEVADRPVYPHDLIRTMYKLMGIDPDSPLTNPQGLDTLVMPAKMEGMEGGGWLREIA
- a CDS encoding DUF1549 and DUF1553 domain-containing protein; translation: MRILAVLAIGILASRTALGVDNPIVSPFETDSAVVQATAVDSLVQTALQQHGIEPANVCSDEVFVRRVYLDVIGTLPSQPEILIFLTSPAPDRRAKLIEALLEREEFADYWALKWCDLLRVKAEFPINLWPNAVQAYHRWIRDSIRANKPYDEFARELLTSSGSNFRVPPVNFYRAVQGRTPQGLAAATALTFMGTRLEHWSEKDRADLSVFFSRVAYKKTDEWKEEIVVLDPTATEPLNAVFPGGTTVTIPATEDPRVVFADWLITPENPWFTKAAVNRVWSWLMGRGIIHEPDDIRPDNPPVNLELLSYLEKEFVESKYDLKQLFRVILNSRTYQQSPISRSTSPEAEALFAHYMVRRIDAEVVADALNWICGSGEEYQSLIPEPYTNIPEELRTIALADASITSPMLEVFGRSPRDTGLESERDNQPSDRLCLHMLNSTHIQRKIMTSSRIRQLVATSKGDSREAIRTVYLTVLSRYPTDAEIATVIDYAWDQGGKADQTALDLVWALVNSKEFLYRH
- a CDS encoding Gfo/Idh/MocA family oxidoreductase → MLNRSRLTRRDFLRRTGALAVAGTLGARQAAATVGPNNRIRLGVIGCGGMGSRHIEALASNPNCEIVTLCDAFIPRYEKAIETVKAATGVAPEGVQDYRRVLDRPDVDAIFNVTTDNWHPLITIHGCEAGKDVYVEKPVCMTIVEGRAMVNAARRYGRVVQVGTQQRSMPIFQEAIEILRSGRLGQISSAGAWVGINGLATGDVPRTPPPGLDWDRWLGPAPEVPFSRERFMGWMGWHDYARGGELTNWGIHLMDVVQWGIGKDRPLSVQAMGGTYVEGTGADNYQCLEALLEYEGCNVTWEQRPANTHAGKGYGVRFNGTNGVLYVNRISYSVEPAELGIKEVIGEPERSWANTDHHNNFFECVRTRKRPIADIEQGFRSTSAVLIAGIALKARRKLTWDGTAERFVNDDAANRYLSRPYRAPWHL